The segment AAGGCGAACCGCAGCTCGACCTCCTTGTTGATCGCCATCGAGGGGCGGAAGGTGTCGGGCTCCATGCACACGCCGACGACGACGATGCGCGACTGCAGCGGCGCCGCGGTGATGATCTGCTCGAGGATCCCGGGGACGCCCACGCACTCGAACACCACCGGTCCCGTGGGCAGGGCACCCAGCTTCTCGGCGGCCTGGAACACCCGGGGCCAGGGCAGGAACGGGACAGCGCGCAGCTTCTTCATGGTGCTCAGGCCGAGGTCCATGAAGTCCGGGGCCGACGTGAGGTAGCGCTTGTCGGACTCGAAGCGGTCCCACGGCGACTCGACGGCGGGGTCGACCACCACGTCGGCGCCGCAGCGCTCGGCGAGCGCACGGCGTCCGGCGGAGAAGTCGCTGGCCACCACGGTCCGCACGCCGGAGGCCTTGAGCATGAGGATGACCGCGAGGCCGATGGGCCCGCAGCCGATGACGACGGCCACGTCCTTGCGGCCGACCTGGCCCTTGCGCACGGCGTGCCAGGCCACGGCGAGCGGCTCGGTCGTGGCGGCGTGCTCGACGTCGACACCGTCGGGCACCTCGAAGGTGACGGCCTCGGACACGAGGATCTGCTCGGCGTAGCCTCCCGGGGCGTGCTCGCTCAGGCCGGTCATGTGCAGGCCGTCGACGGTCTCCAGCAGTGGCAGCGCGACGACGCGCGTCCCGGGCTTCCAGCGCCCGTGGGTGCGCGGGCCGTACGAGACGACCTCGCCGACGAACTCGTGGCCCATGACCACCGACGACGTGGACCGCATGAAGTGGTCGTACCCCACCTCCCCGGCCATGTCGGCGGTCGCGTCGCCGTGCACGCGGGCGTGCAGGTCGGAACCGCAGATGCCGGACCGGAGCACCTTCAGGAGCACCTGGCCGGGACCGGGGACGGGATCGGGGACGTCGGTGAGCTGGAGCTGCTGCTGGTGGCAGACGACGGCACGCATGAGCACAGTGTGCTGCCTCGACGGGGTCGACGTGTGCACCCACGACAGGCGCACACTGAGTAGACACAGGGGGATCAGTGAAACCGGGAGGAGTGGAGAGCATGCAGCACGGAGACCTGAGGCCGATCGACGCGGCGGAGTGCCTCGAGCTGCTGGCGGTGCGCACGGTGGGCATGGTCGCGTTCGTGGACGACGACGGGCAGCAGCTGGTGCCCGTCAACTACGTGGTGCGCGACGGTGACGTCATCTTCCGCACGTCCGCCGACAGCTTCCTCGCCCAGCTGGCCGACGGTCACGAGGACGTCGCGTTCGCCACGTCGCACCAGGCCGAGCTGGACCAGCACGGCTGGAACGTGACCGTGCGGGGCCGCACGAGCCCGCAGGACGCCACCGACCTGGTGGGCGCGCCGCCACGCACCTGGGCCGGCGGCGTGCGCGACGTGCTGGTGCGGCTGCACCCCGAGCACGTGTCCGGCCGCCGGGTGCACCTGCACTGAGCCGCGGTCAGCGGGGTCGGTCGATCCGCAGCACCACGTGGTCGGGCGGGTCCACCGGGTTGTCGGGCTCGAGCCGCGCCGTGCCCACGTGGCGGAAACCGGCCTTCTCCAGTGCCCGCCACGACGGCCGGTTGCCCGCGGCGACCGGCACGACCACGGCGGGGCAGTCCGCGTACGAGGCCCACGTGTCGGCGACGAGCGCCGCGATCACGGCAGGCCCGATGCCGCGTCCGGTGTCGGCGGGGTCGCCGATGAGGTAGTCGACGGTCACGGCGCCGGACGGGAGGTCGAGGAACGGCGCGAGCTCGGCCTCGTCGTCGGGGTAGTCGTCCCAGCGGGCGCGCTGGCAGAGGCCGACGTCGCGTCCGTCGACGGTGGCCACGAGGTCCTCGGCCGGCTCCTCGCCGCGCATGACCGCACCGAAGTCGCGCTCCAGCGCCTCGGGGTCGGCCTCCTGAAACCACCACCGGTGCACGTGCGGGGCAGCGAGCCAGCGCGCGAGGACCGGCAGGTCGCCCGCCTGGAGCCTGCGGAACGTGACCTGCATGGCCCGACCCTAGGGCGTGCGCCTCTAGGCTGTGCTGCGATGCGCACTCCTGGGCTGCTGGTCGCCGGCACGACGTCCGACGCCGGCAAGAGCGTGGTGACGACGGGGATCTGCCGGGCCTTCGCGCGGCGCGGTCTGCGCGTGGCGCCCTACAAGGCGCAGAACATGTCGAACAACTCGATGGTCGTGCCGCTGGGCAGCGAGCCCACCGACGGCTTCGGGGAGATCGGTCGCGCGCAGTGGGTGCAGGCGCTCGCGGCCCGCGCGACGCCCGAGGTCGCGATGAACCCGGTGCTGCTGAAGCCGGGCAGCGACCGGCGCAGCCACGCCGTGGTCATGGGGCGTCCGGGCGGCACCGTCGACGCGACGGACTTCGTGGAGGGGCGGCGGCACCTCGCTGCGGCCGCGCACGCGGCGTTCGACGACCTGGCGGGACGGTTCGACGTCGTGGTGGCCGAGGGTGCGGGCTCCCCCACCGAGATCAACCTCCGGTCGTCGGACTACGTGAACCTGGGGCTCGCGCAGCACGCCGAGCTGCCGGTCGTGGTCGTGGGCGACATCGACCGCGGCGGCCTGTTCGCCGCCCTGCACGGCACCGTCGCACTGCTCGACGCCGACGACCAGCGGCTGGTGGCCGGCTACGTCGTCAACAAGTTCCGCGGCGAGGTCTCGCTGCTCGATCCGGGCCTCGAGCGGCTGACCTCGCTGACCGGGCGCCCGTTCTACGGCGTCCTGCCCTGGGACCCGTCGCTGTGGCTCGACTCCGAGGACGCGCTCGACCTGGACGGACGGCGATCAGGAGCCGCGGGGGCGCTGCGCGTGGCCGTGGTGCGCCTGCCCCGCATCAGCAACTTCACCGATGTCGACGCACTGGGGGTCGAGCCCGGCGTCGACGTCGTGTTCGTCTCCGACCCGCGCGACGTCGCCGACGCCGACCTGGTCGTCCTGCCCGGCACCCGGGCCACGATCGACGACCTGGTGTGGCTGCGGTCCCGCGGGCTCGACCGGGCCGTCGTGGCGCACGCCCGCGCGGGCCGGCCCGTGCTCGGCATCTGCGGTGGCTTCCAGATGCTGGGCCGCCACGTCCACGACCCCGACGCGGTGGAGGCGTCGGCGCCGCGCAGCGTCGAGGGGCTGGGCCTGCTCGACGTCGAGACGACGTTCGGTGCCGAGAAGGTGCTGCGCCTGCCGATCGGCGAGGCGCTGGGGGCGCCGACGTCGGGCTACGAGATCCACCACGGACGGATCGCCCGGGGGTCGGGCGAGGAGTTCCTGGGCGGCGCACGCAGCGGCGCGGTGATGGGCACGATGTGGCACGGCAGCCTGGAGGGCGACGCGTTCCGCCGGGCGCTGCTGGCCGACGTTGCGGCCGCAGCGGACACGGTGCTGCCGCCGTCGGACGTGTCGTTCGGGGGCCTGCGCGAGGCACGGCTCGACCGGCTGGGCGACCTGGTCGAGACCCACCTCGACGTCGACGCCCTGGAGCGGCTGGCCCGCGACGGCGCCCCGGCCGACCTGCCCCTGCTCCCACCGGGGGCGGGAGCATGATCCTGCTGCTCGGCGGCACCGCGGAGGCGCGCGCCCTCGCCGCACGGCTCGACGACGCCGGCGTCGCACTCACGTCGTCGCTGGCCGGGCGGGTGGCCCGACCACGGCTGCCCGTCGGCGAGACACGGATCGGCGGGTTCGGTGGCGTGACCGGCCTCCGGTCCTACCTGCGCGAGGAGCGGGTGAGGGCGGTCGTCGACGCGACCCACCCCTTCGCGGCGGGCATCAGCGCGAACGCGGCGGCGGCGTGCGACGCCGAGGGCGTCCCGCTGCTGCGGCTCGCGCGGCCGGGCTGGGGCGAGCACCCCGACGCCGACCGGTGGCACTGGGTGGACTCCCACGCGGACGCCGCGGCGCTGACCGTCGGACTCGGCAGCCGCCCCTTCCTCAGCATCGGGCGGCAGGGGCTCGCGCCGTTCGTGGAGCCGCTGCAGGACGTCGCGGCGCTCGTGCGGGTGGTCGACGAGCCGGAGCTCGAGCTGCCGCCGGCCTGGACGCTGCTGCACAGCCGCGGCCCCTACGACCTGGCGTCGGAGCGGGCGCTGCTGTCCGAGCACGGTGTGGACGTGGTGGTCACGAAGGACTCCGGCGGCAGCCACACGGTCGCCAAGCTCGACGCGGCGGGCGAGCGGGGCGCGGCCGTGGTGGTCGTGCGCCGGCCCCCGAGCCCGCCCGGGGTGGAGACGGTCAGCGACGTCCGCACTGCCGCCGAGTGGGCAGCCGACCGCGCCGCCGACCGGGCGTGAGGGACCTGGGTCCCAGCACGCAGACGAGCAGCGCGCCCACGTCGACCGCACGCGCCAGCCTCGTCGCGCGGGCGACGTCGTCGGGGTGGACGGGTCGGCCGTCACCGAGCGTGTGACGGTCCTCGGTGCGTCCGGCGTAGACGTTCACGCCGCCGAGCCGCACCCCGAGCGCACCGGCGAAGGCGGCCTCGACGGGCCCGGCGTTGGGGCTGGGGTGGTGGCGGGCGTCGCGGCGCCACGCGCGAGCGGCCGCGACGGGGCTGCCGTCGACGAGCGGGGCGGTGACGACGGCCAGGGTCGCGGAAAGTCGCGCGGGGACGAGGTTGAGCACGTCGTCGAGGCGGGCGGCGGCCCAGCCGAAGCGTTCGAGTCGAGGGGTGCGATGGCCCACCATGGCGTCGAGGGTGTTGGCGGCGCGGTAGGCCAGGAGCCCGGGAACCCCCGCGACGGCACCGGCCACCAGGGGCGCGACGACGGCGTCGGACGTGTTCTCGGCGACGGACTCGACCGTCGCACGGGCCACGCCCTCGACGTCGAGGGTGCTGGGGTCGCGGCCCACGAGATGGGTCACGCGGCGTCGGGCGCCGTCCAGGTCGTCGGCGTCGAGCAGGGCGTGCACGGCGAGCGCCTCGCGCTCCAGCGAACGCCCCCCGAGCACGGCCCACGTGCATGCCGCGGTCAGCACCGCCTCGGCCACGGGTCCTCGGCGGCGCGCGACGGAGCGGGCGACCACACCGACCGCGCCCGCGCCCCCGACGAGCGCGCCCACGTGGAGCACGCCCGCACCACGTCGGTCGGCGTACGTGCGGCGCTCGAGCGCCGCGGCCACCTGCCCGAAGCCCGCCACCGGGTGCAGCCGGCGGGGGTCACCGAGGAGGCGGTCGGCCACGAACCCGAGCACCAGACCTGCAGAGGCCGGTCTCACGAGAGGACCACGAGCACGGTGGCGAGGGTGAGCTCGATGCCGGCGCCCATCACGTCGCCCGTCACGCCCCCGATGCGACGGTGGGCGCGACGCAGCAGCAGGCCGAGGACGACCAGGGCGGCCGCCGCTGCGGCCAGCCCGTGCCACCACGGCACGTCCGCGAGCACGCAGGCCCCGACGAGCAGCACGCACCAGCCCGCGTGGGCGACGACCGCGACGGGCAGCGGGACGCTCCGCGCCACGGTGGCGCCCAGGCCCGAGCCGTCCCCGGCAGGCACCGCTCGTGAGCACACGACCACCAGGCCGGACCGCGACAGCAGGACCGCGGCACCGAGCAGCACCGCGTCGCCCGCGGCCACGAGCGAGGCCGCCCCCGCGGCCTGGAGGCCGAGCACGAGCACGAGGGCCGCCGCGCCGGCCGGCCCCACGTCACCCGATCGCATGACTGCCAGCGTGCGGTCGCGGTCGTAGGAGGAGGTGAGTCCGTCCGCGGTGTCGGCCAGGCCGTCGAGGTGGAAGGCCCGGGTGCCGAGCGCGAGCAGGCCGACGACGAGCAGGCCCGTGGCCAGCGGCGAGAGCCCCAGCTCCTGGCCCCCCAGCGCAAGGGCGGTCGCCCCGATCGCGAGCGGCAGCACGGCGACGGGAGCGAGCACCATGGCCCGGCCGGCCGTCAGGTGGTCGACCGTCCGGGGCGGCCGCACCGGCCACGCGGTGAGCGTGCCCACGGCGAGCCGCCAGGCGTCGACGGTCGAGGCGGCGGTCATGGACGCATCATCGCGGATCGGGACCGGCTCAGAGCGCCGCGGCCCGAGCTCGACGCAGCTCGTCGGCCTGGCGGGCCCGCCACGTGCGAGCGGTGAGGCCGGTGAGCACGAGCGCCACCCCCGCCCACATCGCCGTCGACGTGGCGAGCGCGCCGACCCGGAAGGAGTAGAGCGTGTTCGCCGGGAAGCTGTCGGGCACCTCGTCGATCGGCGCGAGCACCACGGCCGCCACGCCGATGACCACGAGGTAGATCGCGACGCCGGAGACCACGGCGAGCCACGGTCCGCGCGCCAGGAGAGCCCGCACCAGCAGGACGGCCGCCACCACGGCGAGCAACGACACGGCCACGAAGCCGAAGTAGAGCGCGGTCCGCTCCCCGATCGTGTCGCCCGAGCCGACCGCGGGCGGGTTCGGCGGGTACTTCACCCACGGGACGACGGTGTAGGCGAGGTAGGCCAAGGCCACGACGACACCGGTCGACGCGACGGGGCGCAGCCCGCCGAGCCGCCCGACCGCGAAGGCCGAGGCGATGCCGGCGACGCCACCGGCCACGAGGCCGAACAGGACCGTCGCCGTGAGCAGGCCGGGCCCGGCCTGCTGGCCTCGGGTGATGCCGCCCGCCTCGTCGTCACCGTGCGAGTGCGCCGCGCCTTCCTCCTCGCCGTGCGAGTGCGCCGCGCCTTCCTCGTGGGAGTGCGCGCCGGCCTCGGCCGGGGCGGACGCGGACTCCTCGAGGGCGATCGCGTCGTCGACGGGCGGCTCGCCGACGGCGAACGCGACGACGAAGGCCAGGATGCCGCCGACGAGGCCGGCGACGAGGCCGTGGACCAGGAAGGTGCGGGGGGTCAGGGACGTGGACATGCAGGGTTCCGTTCTCGCGTGGGGGCCGCGCCGGGCGCAGGCAGGGAGGACGGGTCGCGCACCGGGGCTCGGTGCGGCGCCGTCAGACGTCGGGCTGGTCAGCGACAGGGCTGATCAGTGACAGTGCTGATCAGTGGCAGGGGAAGCCGAGCAGGTGGCGTCCGTCGTGGACCCACTCGTGCACGGTGTCGCCCGCGAGCAGGGAGGTCGCTCCCTGCTCGGCACCGACGAAGTACAGCGCCAGGACGGCGAACAGGGCGACGAACAGCGCCCAGGGGGCGAGCTCGCGCACGGAGATGGGCGTGGCCACACCGACGAGGTCGACGGAGCGGGCTGGGGAGAGCTGCGACATGGCAGGCCTTTCCTGAGGGATGAGTGCGTCCCGTGGATGGATGGCTGTCGTCGGCTTGGGTCTGGCTCCGCCCCGTCGTGCTGAGGCGTCACAGTAGCGCTACTGCGCCGGATTCCCACCGGCTTCCGCACCGTCGATCGTTCGTCATCGTAGGGCAGTCGAGGGGTCCTGCGCGAGGGTCTCCCACGATCGATTCCTACGACTGCGTCACGCGGACCTCGGCGTTGGCGGGCAGGGACGGTGCCGTGCCGTCGAGAGCCGCGACCACGTAGGCGATCACGTCGCCGTGGGTCACCACGAGCGTGTCGTCGGCCGGGCCCGACGCCAGGAAGTCCGCGAGGCGCCCGAGCACGTCGTCGAGCGTCTCGTCGTGGCCGCGCTCGACCAGACGCGGGTCCTCCACGACCTCGAGCCCGAGCCGCGCCGCCACCAGGTCGGCACTCTGGCGGGCACGGACCAGGGGCGAGCACACCACGGCGGCGACGTCGGCGTCGACCAGCTGATCGGCGGCAGCGAGCACCTGGCGCCGCCCCAGGTCCGTGAGCGGCGGGTGGGCCGTGCGGCCCTGCTCGCGGCCGGCGACGTTCCAGGTGGACTCTCCGTGGCGCATCCACAGCAGGCGGGTCACCGGCTCACACCACTGGTGCCGGCTCGAGCGGCAGCGCCTCGACCACGCGGCCGACGACCGTGACCGCCGGAGCGCCGATGCCGGCGTCGGCAGCGACGCGCGCGATCGTGGCGACGGTGCCGTCGACCCGACGCTGGCTGGGCAGGCCCGCGTCGGCGACCACCGCGGCCGGCGTGTCGGGGTCGAGGCCACCGCCCACCAGCGCCTCGGCGATGGCGGCGAGGGTGCGCACGCCCATGAGCACGACGATCGTGGTGCCCGTCGACGCGAGCGCCTTCCAGTCGACCGTGGAGTCGGGGTGGTCGGGCGGCACGTGGCCCGAGACCACGGTGAAGCCCTGCGTGAGCCCCCGGTGGGTGACCGGGATGCCCGCGAGGGCCGGGCCGGAGACCGACGACGTGACGCCGGGCAGCACCCGCACCGGCACACCCGCGCGGGCGCAGGCGATCGCCTCCTCGCCGCCGCGGCCGAACACGAACGGGTCGCCTCCCTTCAGCCGGACCACGCGCCGGCCGGCCAGGGCGTGCTCCACGAGCAGCGCGTCGATCGCGTCCTGTCCGGTGGACCGGCCGCCCGGGATCTTCGCGACGTCGACGACCTGTGCGTCGGGCCGCACCGCGTCGAGCGCGGCGAGCGGGACGAGCCGATCGGTCACCACGACGTCGGCCTCGGCCAGGGCGCGCAGGCCACCCACGGTCATGAGGTCGGGGTCGCCCGGCCCGGCGCCGACGAGGACGACGTCACCCGGGGCACCGGCGGGGGTGCC is part of the Aeromicrobium sp. Leaf245 genome and harbors:
- a CDS encoding zinc-binding dehydrogenase, whose amino-acid sequence is MRAVVCHQQQLQLTDVPDPVPGPGQVLLKVLRSGICGSDLHARVHGDATADMAGEVGYDHFMRSTSSVVMGHEFVGEVVSYGPRTHGRWKPGTRVVALPLLETVDGLHMTGLSEHAPGGYAEQILVSEAVTFEVPDGVDVEHAATTEPLAVAWHAVRKGQVGRKDVAVVIGCGPIGLAVILMLKASGVRTVVASDFSAGRRALAERCGADVVVDPAVESPWDRFESDKRYLTSAPDFMDLGLSTMKKLRAVPFLPWPRVFQAAEKLGALPTGPVVFECVGVPGILEQIITAAPLQSRIVVVGVCMEPDTFRPSMAINKEVELRFAFCYDPAEFHATLQMIADGKVDPSPLITGTVGLDEVADAFGWLADPEQHAKILVDPSR
- a CDS encoding pyridoxamine 5'-phosphate oxidase family protein, with protein sequence MQHGDLRPIDAAECLELLAVRTVGMVAFVDDDGQQLVPVNYVVRDGDVIFRTSADSFLAQLADGHEDVAFATSHQAELDQHGWNVTVRGRTSPQDATDLVGAPPRTWAGGVRDVLVRLHPEHVSGRRVHLH
- a CDS encoding GNAT family N-acetyltransferase; this encodes MQVTFRRLQAGDLPVLARWLAAPHVHRWWFQEADPEALERDFGAVMRGEEPAEDLVATVDGRDVGLCQRARWDDYPDDEAELAPFLDLPSGAVTVDYLIGDPADTGRGIGPAVIAALVADTWASYADCPAVVVPVAAGNRPSWRALEKAGFRHVGTARLEPDNPVDPPDHVVLRIDRPR
- a CDS encoding cobyric acid synthase yields the protein MRTPGLLVAGTTSDAGKSVVTTGICRAFARRGLRVAPYKAQNMSNNSMVVPLGSEPTDGFGEIGRAQWVQALAARATPEVAMNPVLLKPGSDRRSHAVVMGRPGGTVDATDFVEGRRHLAAAAHAAFDDLAGRFDVVVAEGAGSPTEINLRSSDYVNLGLAQHAELPVVVVGDIDRGGLFAALHGTVALLDADDQRLVAGYVVNKFRGEVSLLDPGLERLTSLTGRPFYGVLPWDPSLWLDSEDALDLDGRRSGAAGALRVAVVRLPRISNFTDVDALGVEPGVDVVFVSDPRDVADADLVVLPGTRATIDDLVWLRSRGLDRAVVAHARAGRPVLGICGGFQMLGRHVHDPDAVEASAPRSVEGLGLLDVETTFGAEKVLRLPIGEALGAPTSGYEIHHGRIARGSGEEFLGGARSGAVMGTMWHGSLEGDAFRRALLADVAAAADTVLPPSDVSFGGLREARLDRLGDLVETHLDVDALERLARDGAPADLPLLPPGAGA
- a CDS encoding cobalt-precorrin-6A reductase encodes the protein MILLLGGTAEARALAARLDDAGVALTSSLAGRVARPRLPVGETRIGGFGGVTGLRSYLREERVRAVVDATHPFAAGISANAAAACDAEGVPLLRLARPGWGEHPDADRWHWVDSHADAAALTVGLGSRPFLSIGRQGLAPFVEPLQDVAALVRVVDEPELELPPAWTLLHSRGPYDLASERALLSEHGVDVVVTKDSGGSHTVAKLDAAGERGAAVVVVRRPPSPPGVETVSDVRTAAEWAADRAADRA
- a CDS encoding cobalamin biosynthesis protein, whose translation is MRPASAGLVLGFVADRLLGDPRRLHPVAGFGQVAAALERRTYADRRGAGVLHVGALVGGAGAVGVVARSVARRRGPVAEAVLTAACTWAVLGGRSLEREALAVHALLDADDLDGARRRVTHLVGRDPSTLDVEGVARATVESVAENTSDAVVAPLVAGAVAGVPGLLAYRAANTLDAMVGHRTPRLERFGWAAARLDDVLNLVPARLSATLAVVTAPLVDGSPVAAARAWRRDARHHPSPNAGPVEAAFAGALGVRLGGVNVYAGRTEDRHTLGDGRPVHPDDVARATRLARAVDVGALLVCVLGPRSLTPGRRRGRLPTRRQCGRR
- a CDS encoding adenosylcobinamide-GDP ribazoletransferase; this encodes MTAASTVDAWRLAVGTLTAWPVRPPRTVDHLTAGRAMVLAPVAVLPLAIGATALALGGQELGLSPLATGLLVVGLLALGTRAFHLDGLADTADGLTSSYDRDRTLAVMRSGDVGPAGAAALVLVLGLQAAGAASLVAAGDAVLLGAAVLLSRSGLVVVCSRAVPAGDGSGLGATVARSVPLPVAVVAHAGWCVLLVGACVLADVPWWHGLAAAAAALVVLGLLLRRAHRRIGGVTGDVMGAGIELTLATVLVVLS
- a CDS encoding CbtA family protein, which produces MSTSLTPRTFLVHGLVAGLVGGILAFVVAFAVGEPPVDDAIALEESASAPAEAGAHSHEEGAAHSHGEEEGAAHSHGDDEAGGITRGQQAGPGLLTATVLFGLVAGGVAGIASAFAVGRLGGLRPVASTGVVVALAYLAYTVVPWVKYPPNPPAVGSGDTIGERTALYFGFVAVSLLAVVAAVLLVRALLARGPWLAVVSGVAIYLVVIGVAAVVLAPIDEVPDSFPANTLYSFRVGALATSTAMWAGVALVLTGLTARTWRARQADELRRARAAAL
- a CDS encoding CbtB-domain containing protein, which produces MSQLSPARSVDLVGVATPISVRELAPWALFVALFAVLALYFVGAEQGATSLLAGDTVHEWVHDGRHLLGFPCH
- a CDS encoding histidine phosphatase family protein, producing MTRLLWMRHGESTWNVAGREQGRTAHPPLTDLGRRQVLAAADQLVDADVAAVVCSPLVRARQSADLVAARLGLEVVEDPRLVERGHDETLDDVLGRLADFLASGPADDTLVVTHGDVIAYVVAALDGTAPSLPANAEVRVTQS
- the cobA gene encoding uroporphyrinogen-III C-methyltransferase encodes the protein MSRRVLVAGGGLRAAAAASSALAEGDTVTVVAPDLVATLEDLVHRGLVSWRRGELSLDDVLAADVVLRVPADGAHRRPSPGTPAGAPGDVVLVGAGPGDPDLMTVGGLRALAEADVVVTDRLVPLAALDAVRPDAQVVDVAKIPGGRSTGQDAIDALLVEHALAGRRVVRLKGGDPFVFGRGGEEAIACARAGVPVRVLPGVTSSVSGPALAGIPVTHRGLTQGFTVVSGHVPPDHPDSTVDWKALASTGTTIVVLMGVRTLAAIAEALVGGGLDPDTPAAVVADAGLPSQRRVDGTVATIARVAADAGIGAPAVTVVGRVVEALPLEPAPVV